Proteins co-encoded in one Deltaproteobacteria bacterium PRO3 genomic window:
- a CDS encoding HAMP domain-containing histidine kinase, whose amino-acid sequence MDWLPDTIRRVSLPSAVFFTLFVWNGLAYLGFARILPLRTQQRLRFFLFGLISLSLAVYSIATFELYSATDLRMSLFCNQLQLAAMVPTFIFFVMFTATYFETPSFYFSKCVPIATLAFLPFLFWDGKFFQPVLEYRTFAFLGYTTRVGEARLGPWYFLFLAWTLPHVFFLGWRWFRQYRGNFQGWALPAGVALFLLSVVNDILVATEVYRFFYTIEMGFAALILTMAFQLFKFYVATTRELEARTREVAALNEEMQFLVGAISHDLKAPLISIRGFSELLQNGRGEAPEKRLEYLRRIEANAAQMLEWIDDLIHFMKVGWVLGESEAVDLAKTAAEVDGLLQAARESRRIAVEWPASWPPLRSSGRGVKQILLNLLQNAVKFSPEGGSVRVQCFRDREAVQLWVEDRGSGVPAELRERIFQPFFRHHGQVPGFGMGLAIVRKATEKLGGRVWLDATYEGGARFCVYLPDRGPRREV is encoded by the coding sequence ATGGATTGGCTTCCGGATACCATCCGCCGCGTCTCCCTGCCCTCGGCTGTCTTCTTCACCCTCTTTGTCTGGAACGGCCTAGCCTATCTCGGCTTCGCGCGCATCCTGCCGCTGAGGACCCAGCAACGCCTTCGCTTCTTTCTGTTCGGGCTCATCTCGCTCAGCCTCGCGGTTTATTCCATCGCCACCTTCGAGCTCTATTCGGCGACCGATCTGAGGATGAGCCTGTTCTGCAACCAGCTGCAGCTCGCGGCCATGGTGCCGACCTTCATCTTCTTCGTCATGTTCACGGCGACCTATTTCGAGACGCCGAGCTTCTATTTTTCCAAATGCGTCCCCATCGCCACCCTGGCCTTCCTGCCCTTCCTGTTTTGGGACGGAAAATTTTTCCAGCCCGTTTTGGAATACCGGACCTTCGCCTTCCTGGGCTACACCACTCGCGTCGGCGAGGCGCGGCTGGGTCCCTGGTATTTCCTCTTCCTGGCCTGGACCCTTCCCCACGTCTTCTTCCTGGGTTGGCGTTGGTTTCGGCAGTATCGCGGCAATTTCCAGGGTTGGGCCTTGCCGGCGGGGGTTGCGCTCTTCCTGCTGAGCGTCGTCAACGACATCCTCGTCGCCACGGAGGTATATCGGTTCTTCTATACGATTGAGATGGGTTTCGCAGCCCTCATCCTCACCATGGCCTTCCAGCTTTTCAAATTCTATGTCGCGACCACGCGCGAGTTGGAGGCGAGGACCCGCGAGGTGGCGGCACTCAACGAAGAGATGCAGTTCCTGGTCGGCGCCATCTCCCACGACTTGAAGGCCCCCCTGATCTCGATCCGGGGCTTCAGCGAGCTGTTGCAGAACGGGCGCGGAGAGGCCCCGGAGAAGCGGCTGGAGTACCTGCGTCGCATCGAGGCCAACGCCGCGCAGATGCTGGAATGGATCGACGACCTGATCCACTTCATGAAGGTGGGCTGGGTACTGGGCGAGAGCGAGGCGGTGGACTTGGCGAAGACGGCCGCGGAGGTGGACGGCCTCCTCCAGGCCGCCCGCGAGTCGCGCCGGATCGCGGTGGAATGGCCCGCCTCGTGGCCCCCCTTGAGGTCCTCCGGCAGGGGGGTGAAACAGATCCTCCTCAACCTTTTGCAGAATGCCGTAAAATTTTCCCCGGAGGGAGGCTCGGTCCGGGTACAGTGCTTCCGAGATCGCGAGGCGGTCCAGCTTTGGGTCGAGGACCGCGGCAGCGGGGTGCCGGCGGAGCTGCGCGAGAGGATCTTCCAGCCCTTCTTTCGCCACCACGGCCAGGTCCCCGGCTTCGGCATGGGTCTGGCCATCGTGCGGAAGGCGACGGAGAAGTTGGGCGGGCGGGTTTGGCTGGACGCGACTTACGAGGGAGGCGCCCGGTTCTGCGTCTATCTCCCCGACCGGGGGCCGAGGCGCGAGGTGTGA
- a CDS encoding DUF3800 domain-containing protein: MHCLFLSTTFLAVVSGFNTWEPLMFIMYVDESGDSGLVKSPTPFFALTGIVVHELRWRNYLDELISFRNYLKQRYGLKLREEFHSAKFISKPGELHRRIKRSDRLAMIREYSAKLASLSDISIINVLVDKFEKNPEYDVFSSAWRALIQRFENTIRHRNFRGPNNPDERGIIICDHTEDKKLKNLLRQMRRYNPIPNQIQFGSGYRDLPLNYLIEDPVYRDSEHSYFIQSADLAAFLLYQYHSPNAYFRKKGGKNYFLRLSPVICRQASPNNPLGVVKL, from the coding sequence ATGCATTGCCTATTTTTATCGACGACCTTCCTCGCCGTGGTTTCCGGGTTTAATACTTGGGAGCCTCTTATGTTTATCATGTATGTTGATGAAAGTGGTGATTCAGGCTTGGTAAAATCACCGACGCCGTTTTTTGCCCTCACGGGGATAGTTGTTCATGAGTTGCGTTGGAGAAATTATTTAGACGAGCTGATAAGTTTTCGAAATTATTTAAAACAGAGGTATGGCCTAAAACTAAGGGAAGAATTTCATTCCGCAAAATTTATTAGCAAGCCAGGCGAGTTGCACAGAAGGATTAAGAGGAGTGATAGGTTGGCGATGATTAGGGAATATTCCGCCAAGCTGGCTTCCTTATCCGACATAAGCATTATCAATGTCTTGGTTGATAAATTTGAAAAAAATCCTGAATATGACGTATTTTCGTCTGCATGGAGAGCGCTTATTCAAAGGTTTGAAAACACGATCAGGCATAGGAATTTTCGTGGGCCCAACAATCCAGATGAGCGCGGAATTATTATTTGTGATCATACAGAGGATAAAAAACTGAAGAACTTGCTTCGTCAGATGCGAAGATACAATCCTATTCCAAATCAAATTCAATTTGGATCAGGATATCGGGATTTGCCGCTAAATTATTTAATCGAAGATCCAGTGTATAGGGATTCAGAACATTCCTATTTTATTCAGAGTGCAGACCTTGCCGCATTTCTACTTTACCAATACCACTCGCCGAATGCGTATTTCAGGAAAAAAGGGGGAAAGAACTATTTTTTAAGATTAAGTCCCGTGATTTGTCGGCAAGCTTCCCCGAATAATCCGCTCGGAGTAGTGAAGTTATGA